From a region of the Fusarium verticillioides 7600 chromosome 9, whole genome shotgun sequence genome:
- a CDS encoding transketolase: protein MAPSAIIPETQEEPVALSNVIKLIKNDDAETIDLALRQFRCLIADLCEQFKGGHPGGAMGMAAIGLALWKYVMQYSPNEPNYFNRDRFVLSNGHTCLFQYTFLHLTGYKAMTFEHLKSYHSSNYDSLAPGHPEIEHEGIEVTTGPLGQGIANAVGLAMATKNLAATYNKPNYDLINNMTYCMIGDACLQEGVALEAIQLAGHWKLNNLVVMYDNNQITCDGSVDLCNTEDVNAKMRACGWDVIEVQDGCFDVEGIVKALLKAKASTDKPTFINIHTVIGVGSKVAGDAKAHGAAFSPDGVKAVKERFGMDPEKHYVVSDEVYNFFHDRKTRGDRLVENWKSLVDAYSKEYPDLHEEFMKRVEGRFTDDWRSIIPTKESFPTAPTPSRKSAGIICNPLAAKLKNFMVGTADLSPSVNMIWKDKVDFQHPDLKTTCGINGNYSGRYIHWGIREHAMASISNGLAAYGKGTILPVTSSFFMFYIYAAPGVRMGALQNLQAIHIATHDSIGTGEDGPTHQPIALPALYRSMPNLLYIRPCDTEETAGAFITALEAKDTPSIISLSRQNLEQYPEHSSREGVQKGAYVFIEEEDADVTLIGVGAEMVFAVKTREVLKEKFGIKARVVSFPCQRLFNSQPLEYKRQVLQYRSNAPRVVIEAYAVNGWERYADAGYSMTTFGKSLPGKDAYKYFGFDENVIAPEVAKLVREVKAEGIESLRGEFRDLNNVAHEH from the exons ATGGCACCAAGCGCAATCATCCCAGAGACGCAGGAAGAGCCTGTAGCTCTTTCCAACGTTatcaagttgatcaagaacgATGACGCAGAGACAATTGATCTTGCCTTGCGACAGTTTCGCTGCTTGATCGCTGATCTTTGCGAGCAGTTCAAAGGCGGCCATCCTGG AGGTGCTATGGGTATGGCGGCCATTGGCCTCGCCCTCTGGAAGTACGTGATGCAGTACTCTCCTAACGAACCTAACTACTTCAACCGCGATCGCTTCGTCCTCTCCAACGGCCACACATGTCTCTTCCAGTACACATTCCTTCATCTTACAGGCTACAAGGCCATGACCTTCGAGCATCTCAAGTCCTACCACTCATCCAACTACGACTCACTGGCGCCCGGTCATCCTGAGATTGAGCATGAGGGTATCGAAGTAACGACCGGTCCCCTCGGACAAGGCATCGCCAACGCTGTCGGTCTCGCCATGGCGACTAAGAACCTTGCGGCAACTTACAACAAGCCTAACTacgatctcatcaacaacatgacTTACTGCATGATCGGTGACGCTTGTCTGCAGGAGGGTGTCGCCCTTGAGGCTATTCAGCTGGCTGGCCATtggaagctcaacaaccttgtcgTGATGTATGACAACAACCAGATTACTTGCGATGGTAGTGTCGACCTCTGCAACACCGAGgacgtcaacgccaagatgCGCGCCTGTGGTTGGGACGTGATCGAGGTCCAAGACGGCTGTTTCGATGTCGAGGGTATTGTCAAGGccctcctcaaagccaaggccagtACCGACAAACCCACTTTCATCAACATTCACACTGTTATCGGAGTTGGTAGCAAGGTTGCCGGCGATGCCAAAGCCCACGGTGCCGCTTTCAGCCCCGATGGTGTTAAGGCTGTCAAGGAACGTTTCGGCATGGACCCTGAGAAGCACTACGTCGTCTCTGATGAGGTCTACAACTTCTTCCACGACCGCAAGACTCGTGGTGACCGCCTCGTCGAGAATTGGAAGAGTCTTGTTGATGCCTACAGCAAGGAGTACCCTGATCTTCATGAAGAGTTCATGAAGCGTGTCGAGGGCCGCTTTACTGACGACTGGCGGAGCATCATCCCTACCAAGGAGTCATTCCCTACCGCTCCTACACCTTCCCGAAAGTCTGCCGGTATCATCTGCAACCCCCTGGCTGCGAAACTCAAGAACTTCATGGTCGGCACAGCTGACCTGTCACCCTCTGTCAACATGATCTGGAAGGACAAGGTTGACTTCCAGCAT CCCGACCTCAAGACCACCTGCGGCATCAATGGCAACTACTCCGGCCGCTACATCCATTGGGGCATTCGTGAGCATGCGATGGCTTCAATCTCCAACGGTCTCGCTGCTTACGGCAAGGGCACGATTCTCCCTGTCACCTCAAGTTTCTTCATGTTCTACATTTACGCCGCCCCTGGTGTCCGCATGGGCGCTCTTCAGAACCTCCAAGCCATCCACATTGCCACTCACGACTCGATCGGTACCGGTGAAGACGGTCCAACCCACCAACCGATTGCTCTCCCTGCTCTGTACCGTTCCATGCCCAACCTCCTTTACATCCGACCTTGCGATACCGAAGAGACGGCCGGTGCCTTCATCACCGCcctcgaggccaaggacaCCCCATCTATCATCTCGCTCTCCCGTCAGAACCTCGAGCAGTACCCTGAGCACTCCAGTCGCGAAGGTGTTCAGAAGGGTGCTTATGTcttcatcgaggaggaggatgccGACGTTACACTCATCGGCGTCGGTGCGGAAATGGTCTTCGCCGTCAAGACCCGTGAGGTCCTCAAGGAGAAGTTCGGCATCAAGGCCCGCGTGGTCTCGTTCCCTTGCCAGcgtctcttcaactcccaaCCCCTCGAGTACAAACGCCAAGTCCTTCAATACCGCTCCAACGCCCCTCGAGTTGTGATTGAGGCCTACGCCGTCAACGGCTGGGAGCGATACGCCGATGCTGGCTACTCAATGACTACCTTTGGCAAGTCACTGCCTGGTAAGGACGCCTACAAATACTTCGGCTTTGATGAGAACGTCATTGCCCCTGAGGTGGCCAAGCTTGTCCGCGAGGTCAAGGCGGAAGGGATCGAGAGCCTACGCGGCGAATTCAGGGATCTCAACAACGTGGCACACGAGCACTAA